Part of the candidate division WOR-3 bacterium genome, CATCGTTATAACCATAAAGGCTCCCCCTATTACTTTTTAATATGGGAGGGAGCCTAAATTTTTTCAATGGTAAGATATTTTTGATTAAATAACCCATTTTCGGTAAGATTATTTTTGATGAAAACCGCATGATTGACTTTTCTCCTTTTTTAGAGTAAGATAAGGAATGGATCAAAAGAGAAATTGTTTTAATAAATTAAAGTTGCCAATCGCCCTTCTGGGAGGATAATATGAGGAGAAAGATAAGAGTCGGTATTATCGGCATCGGTAATTGCGCCTCAAGTTTGGTCCAAGGTGTTTATTATTACCGCAATGCCAAAGAAGATGAGTCCATTCCCGGGATAATGCATACCGTTCTTGGTGGTTACCACATCGGGGATATTGAATTCACCGTCGCCATTGATATTGATAAGAGGAAAGTGGGCAAGGACCTATCGGAAGCCATCTTCACCTATCCGAATAATACCTACAAATTCTGTGATGTTCCCAAAACCGGTGTTGAGGTGGTCAGAGGAATGACGCACGATGGCTTAGGTTATTATCTCTCCCAAATTATTGAAAAAGCCCCCGGACCAACCGCCGATATCGTGGGTATTTTAAGGGATACAAAGACGGAGATTGTAATTAATTTTCTTCCGGTGGGAAGCGAAGAGGCGACTAAGTGGTATGTGGAACAGGTGTTGAAGGCAAAATGCGCCTTCATCAATTGCATCCCGGTCTTCATCGCCTCGGAGAAGTATTGGCAGAAACGTTTTACCGAAGCGAAACTCCCGGTAATCGGCGACGATATAAAATCCCAGGTTGGTGCCACAATCCTCCACCGGGTATTGGTTACCCTATTTAACGACCGGGGGGTAAAATTGGAGAGAACCTCACAGTTGAATGTGGGTGGAAATACCGATTTCTTAAATATGTTGGAGAGGAGCCGTCTCGCCTCCAAAAAGAAATCAAAGACCGGGGCGGTCACCTCCCTCCTCAAATGGCCAATTCCCGAAGAGAATATCTACATTGGACCTTCGGACTATGTCGCCTGGTTACAAGACCGAAAGTGGGCTTATATCCGGTTAGAAGGAAGGACCTTTGGCGATGTTCCCCTGAACATTGAATTAAAATTGGAGGTCTGGGACTCCCCGAATTCTGCTGGGGTGGTAATTGATGCCATAAGGTGTGCCAAATTGGCTCTGGATAATAAACTCTACGGTCCGATCATTGAACCCTCTTCCTATTTTATGAAGACCCCACCCGTCCAATATCCCGACCATATCTGCCGGGAGAAGTTGGAGAAGTTCATTAAGAAGTATGGGAAGAAGTATGGGAAATAGAGGGGTAATCATCGCCTTTGAAGGGATTGAGGGTTCGGGGAAAACAACCCAAGCCCATCTCCTCTATGAATATTTGAAAGAGAGGGGTCTCCCCTGCCTCTTATTGAGAGAACCCGGTGCCACCACCATCGGGGAGAAGATAAGAGAAATCCTCTTAGATCCGGAATGCAAAATGATGGATGCTAAGACCGAACTCCTCCTCTATTTAGCCAGTCGGGCGCAGATGGTGGCGGAGAAGATTATCCCGGGATTAAGGGAAAAAAAGGTTATCATCACCGACCGCTTCTCCGATTCTTCCCTCGCCTACCAGGGAGGGGGAAGAAGATTGGGAT contains:
- a CDS encoding inositol-3-phosphate synthase; its protein translation is MRRKIRVGIIGIGNCASSLVQGVYYYRNAKEDESIPGIMHTVLGGYHIGDIEFTVAIDIDKRKVGKDLSEAIFTYPNNTYKFCDVPKTGVEVVRGMTHDGLGYYLSQIIEKAPGPTADIVGILRDTKTEIVINFLPVGSEEATKWYVEQVLKAKCAFINCIPVFIASEKYWQKRFTEAKLPVIGDDIKSQVGATILHRVLVTLFNDRGVKLERTSQLNVGGNTDFLNMLERSRLASKKKSKTGAVTSLLKWPIPEENIYIGPSDYVAWLQDRKWAYIRLEGRTFGDVPLNIELKLEVWDSPNSAGVVIDAIRCAKLALDNKLYGPIIEPSSYFMKTPPVQYPDHICREKLEKFIKKYGKKYGK
- the tmk gene encoding dTMP kinase; protein product: MGNRGVIIAFEGIEGSGKTTQAHLLYEYLKERGLPCLLLREPGATTIGEKIREILLDPECKMMDAKTELLLYLASRAQMVAEKIIPGLREKKVIITDRFSDSSLAYQGGGRRLGLDVVSRLNKFATNKIRPDLVILLDLPVAIGLNRIRRENSDRLEREEEKFHEEVRKTYLQIAKRRGKRIKVFDATKEKEEIHWAIRSKVIEFLNQKGLI